The window GGCGGGAGGCCCGTCGAAACCGAGCGCGGTGCAGGGTGAGACACGCCTGGTCGGCCAGGAACAGCAGGGTGGCCGTGTCGTCGCAGACGACGTGCCTCACCGTGCCGCCCTCCTTGGCGACCTCGGCCCGCTCGATCCAGTCCGGGTAGTGGTCCGGCGTGTTCTTCTGCATGAACCGGGGCCCGTCGACGCCGTCCGGATACCTCTCCAGCATCAGCGGACGGCCCCGGACGTGCGGCAGCAGCCAGGGCGCGACGGACCGGTAGTAGTCGGCGAGGTCGCCCTTGGTGTATTCCGCGACGCCCGCACCGCCCGGGAAGAGCACCTTGCCGGGCCGCTGGATCCGCACCGTGCGGCGGCCCGCCCGGACGGTCCTGGCGTCGCCGGGGCTCATCGCACGACCGCCTCCTCCACCAGCAGCTTGGCGGCCGCCGCGATACCGGCGGCGTCGATGCCGGCCGCGTGCAACTGCTCGTCCGGGGCGGCCGATCCCGGCATCACGCGCACCGCGAGCCGGACCAGCCGGGGTACGGGCCCGCCGTCGGCGAACGCCTCCGCCACGGCGTCCCCGAGGCCGCCCTCCGGGTGGTGGTCCTCGACGGTGAGCAGGCAGCCGGTCTCCTGCGCCGCCCGGCGCAGGGTCTCCGCGTCCACGGGCTTCACGGAGTACAGGTCGACGACCCGCACCCGGATGCCGTCCTCGGCCAGCCGGTCGGCGGCGGCCAGCGCCTCGGGCACGGTGACCCCGGCCGCGACGACGGTCAGCCGGTCGTCCTCCGAGGAGCGCAGCGTCTTGCTGCCGCCGACCGGGAACTCCTCGTCGGGACCGTAGACGACCGGGCTCTTGCCCCGGGAGGTGCGCAGGTAGCGGACGCCGTCGAGGCCGGCCATCGCGCCGACCAGCCTGGCGGTCTGGTTGGCGTCGCACGGGTACAGCACGGTCGAGCCGTACACGGCGCGGAACATCGCCAGGTCCTCCAGGCCCATCTGCGAGGGCCCGTCCTGCCCGATGGAGACACCGGCGTGCGAGCCGACCAGGTTGAGACCGGAGCCGCTGATGGAGGCCATGCGCACGAAATCGTAGGCACGGCTGAGGAACGCGGCGAACGTGGAGGCGAACGGCACCCAGCCGCGCGCGGCCATGCCGACCGCCGCGGCGACGAGCTGCTGCTCGGCGATGTAGCACTCGAAGAACCGGTCGGGGTGGGCCTTGGCGAACTCCTCGGTCCGGGTGGAGTCGCCGACCTCACCGTCCAGGGCGACGACGTCGCCGCGGGCGCTGCCGAGCGCGGCGAGGGCCGCTCCGAAGGCGTCGCGGGTGGCGACCTCGTCCCCCAGGTCGTAGCGCGGGAGCTGGAGGACCTCGGTGGTGGCCGAGCGCAGCACGGCGGCGGCCGGCGGCTCGCTGACGCGGACGTGCAGGTCGCGCGGTCCGCCGAGTTCGGCGATGGCCTCCTCGGCCTCCGGCAGGGGCTTGCCGTGCAGTCCCTCACGGTCCTCGACGGCCGCCACGCCCTTGCCCTTGAGGGTGCGGGCGAGGATCACGGTGGGCTGTCCGGTGGTGGACAGCGCCTCTCCGTACGCTCGGTCGATCTTGTCGACGTCGTGCCCGTCGATCTCGACGGTGTGCCAGCCGAAGGCCTGGAAGCGGCGGGCGTAGGCGTCCAGGTCGTGGCCGTGCCGGGTGGGGCCGCGCTGGCCGAGCCGGTTGACGTCGACGATCGCGGTCAGGTTGTCCAGGTTCTCGTAGCCGGCGTGCTCGGCGGCCTCCCACACCGATCCCTCCGCCAGTTCGCTGTCGCCGCACAGCACCCACACCCGGTAGTCGACGCGGTCCAGCCGCTTCCCGGCGAGGGCGATGCCCACTCCGACCGGGAGGCCCTGGCCAAGGGAACCGGTGGCCGTCTCCACCCAGGGCAGGCGCCGGGGGGTGGGGTGGCCCTCCAGCCGGCTGCCGAGCTTGCGGAAGGTCATCATCTCGCCGTCCTCGACGGCGCCGGCGGCCTTGTAGGCGGCGTACAGCAGCGGCGAGGCGTGGCCCTTGGACAGGACGAAGCGGTCGTTGGCGGGGTGTTCGGGACGCTCGAAGTCGTA of the Streptomyces sp. 1222.5 genome contains:
- a CDS encoding transketolase — its product is MNTAELAELGQQLRVDSVRAAAAAGSGHPTSSMSAADLMAVLLANHLRYDFERPEHPANDRFVLSKGHASPLLYAAYKAAGAVEDGEMMTFRKLGSRLEGHPTPRRLPWVETATGSLGQGLPVGVGIALAGKRLDRVDYRVWVLCGDSELAEGSVWEAAEHAGYENLDNLTAIVDVNRLGQRGPTRHGHDLDAYARRFQAFGWHTVEIDGHDVDKIDRAYGEALSTTGQPTVILARTLKGKGVAAVEDREGLHGKPLPEAEEAIAELGGPRDLHVRVSEPPAAAVLRSATTEVLQLPRYDLGDEVATRDAFGAALAALGSARGDVVALDGEVGDSTRTEEFAKAHPDRFFECYIAEQQLVAAAVGMAARGWVPFASTFAAFLSRAYDFVRMASISGSGLNLVGSHAGVSIGQDGPSQMGLEDLAMFRAVYGSTVLYPCDANQTARLVGAMAGLDGVRYLRTSRGKSPVVYGPDEEFPVGGSKTLRSSEDDRLTVVAAGVTVPEALAAADRLAEDGIRVRVVDLYSVKPVDAETLRRAAQETGCLLTVEDHHPEGGLGDAVAEAFADGGPVPRLVRLAVRVMPGSAAPDEQLHAAGIDAAGIAAAAKLLVEEAVVR